In Gammaproteobacteria bacterium, a genomic segment contains:
- a CDS encoding transposase produces AWMLEYNEERDHDSLQGMTPVEVLKKYELSTLGLST; encoded by the coding sequence GGGCCTGGATGTTGGAATACAACGAGGAACGCGATCACGATTCTCTTCAAGGAATGACACCTGTTGAGGTGTTGAAAAAATACGAACTCTCTACTTTAGGACTGTCAACCTAA